The genomic DNA TAGGATTGACCAACCTTGCCTTCAGCATCTGTCCTCAACTGAATCGACTATCACGCTGCCGGTAGAGCAAGTTGACTGCCATGGTGGCTGAGGAGGCTAGCAGAGCCAATGCCATCTGGTTTCGTCCGCAGACCGGCAAAGGAATCACAAGTGCGATGGCAAATACAGCAACGCCCACGATCGCGATCGCAACTAACGCTTGTTCACTGTATTGAGCAACCAAGTACATGTTGCCGACGACGCCTGCCACGCGAACCGTTCCTGCTAATAAAACAATAGCAATCGTGATTCGGGATGCCTGATATTCGCTTGGCAGGAAAAATGCTAACGCCACTTCGCTACATGCAAATGCCGCGGTCGTGACAAGCAAGGTCACCCCACCAAAGGCGGCGAACACGCGACGTGCGAACGAGGGTGTCTCACCAGTCGCACTGACGACGTGCGGAAAGACAGTTCGAGTAAGCAGACCAATCACTGTCACGTGAGAACGCAGTACAAATGCAGCGATCGCAAACAGTCCCGCTTCGCCTGCGCCAAACAGGATTCGGGTCAGTGAGACCCCAAGCGATAGTGGTGCGACGTTTAGGGTTGTCGCGATCGACATCATCCGTGCGGATTTCCACAACGAGCTAGCTTGGGACCAATCAAATGACGGTCGGAAATCAGCATTTCGAACTGCGAGATCGGTGAGCGAAGCGGCGGCCACCAGAGTCCATTTGCCCGCAACCAAAGATGCAGCTATCGGTACCGAGATCATTTCCAGTCCAAAGAGGGCGGAAGTGAGCATGACCGCGATCACATCGACGCAAGCGGCGATCGACGCGCCGCGCACCTGTTGCCCCTTGGCGTCGTAAATCGCGTTTGGGATAAGGCAGGCGCCGACGTGTCCTATTGAGATCACAAGGTAAGCCATACGCTCGCCGCTATCGATCGGAACTAGCAAGCTCGCAATGGCAAGCAGGAAGACCATCACTAAGCCGATGCCGCCTGAAAGGAACAAGTAGGAGCCGGTGATGGCGTTTTGTTGCTCCGGGTGCTTAACAAGTTCGCGGATCACCACGTTCCGAAATCCAGAGACACTGAGCGTAGAAAAGAATTGTTGAAAGAACATGGCACCGCTGAGTTTGCCAAAGTCTGCTGTGCCGAGTGAATTGGCAAATAGCAGGAAGGTCGCGGCTGCGCACGTCTGCGAGACGACCGTGCAAATCACGAGGCCGATCATCACCGAGGCAACCCGACGTTCGCCTGCAGTCTTGAGTCGTTTCAACGGTGATTTGGGTAGCATGTTCCAGTTTCGGTAGCACTATCAGCGAGCCACGTTGGCAAGGGCAAGGGGCATTTCACCAACTTTAATATTTCCGCGAGCACGCCGAACGACGAGCTCGTTGATCCCAACGCGAATCGCTTGCAAACTTCGCTTGATTATAGCCATCCGGTTTGTTTTCTCGACATGGGACGAACCATTGCACAGCGGCGCCGGCGTGACGTCACGACACCTCTGTGTATCCAAGCTTGAGACTATCTCGCCAACTGGCGGGCACTATTTTGTGTCCCCGCGATCGAATCGGTACAGCCGCTACAACCGCTCAAGTCGACGGCCGAGGGTGCCGATATTGAAAGCAACCGACGGGGTTGGTCGCCCGGCTGGATTGGCCCTCAAACCCGTTTCTATCAAGGTGATGCATGCCTGGCTTGGGCACACTTCAACGAATACCGCTCCGGCTAACCGCCGCCGGCTTGCTTGCATTCGCGTGGCTGCCGTCCTCCGCTATAGGGCAGGCCCCGGCGACTCCTGAAAACGCGGGCCAGTCGCTGCCGGCCCCGCTCTCCCCGTCGACGATGCCGCAGCCGCGCAAAGCACCTGCCGCGTACACGCTCAATTCTTCGCCACCCAGCGCGTTGAGTGCGAAAGAGCAGCGTTTTCTTGCGGAACGGATCGATCCCGAACGGACGCTCGACGTGACCGTCGGCCGCCCCTCGATTCTGCGTTTTAAAGTGCCCGCGTTTCGCGACCAGGTTGGCGATCCCACGATCGTCGATGTGTTGAGTCTGACCGAAACGGAACTGAGCGTCACCGGGAAAACGGTCGGTTCGACCGTGTTGAACCTGTGGTTCGAAGACCCTAGTGCTCCGAGCGGCCAAGAGGTACTGAGCTACCTGGTCCGAGTCTCCGAGGATCCAGAACGCTCGCGGCAGTACGATATCCTGTTGGAAAATTTGGAACGCGACCTCAATCGAGGTTTTCCCAACAGCGTGGTCGACTTGAGCTACGTCGGTTCTCAGGTTGTGGTGCGTGGCAAAGCACGCGATATCGAAGAGGCAACCCAGATCTTGCGGATCGTATCGCAGAGTTTGCCTACCGAGGATCAGGTCGAGCAATCGGCGAGCGTTATCCCCGCTGTGTCCCAAAATCCCACTGCGTCGAGTTTGTTCCAGCCCAATGCGATCCAGCCCACGTCGTTTCAGTCGGTCGATGGATTTACGATCGATGAGATCACCAATGCGGGCGGGGTGGAGTCGATATTTCGTGGCGACACGGTCACCGGTGCCAACGCCACCCAGATCAACAACCGCGTGGTCAACATGCTGGAGATCGCGGGCATCCATCAGGTGATGTTGAAGGTCACCTTGGCGGAAGTCGTTCGCGATTCGGGACGCAGTCTGATCGCCACCACACGGTTCGGCGTCGATTCGGACGACACCAGCGACATCAGCTTTACACACACATCGGGACTGGGGCGACTGACCTTTCAAACCGATCAATTTTTCTTGCGATTCGACGCGCTCAAGCGACTGGGAATGGCGCGTTCGCTCTCCGAACCCAACCTCACCACGCTCAGCGGCCAGCCGGCGAATTTCCTCGTCGGCGGCGAGTTCCCGATCCTCGAATCGGTATCGACTGTCGCCGCGGTAAACCAGAACATCACCTACGTTCCGTTTGGCGTTCAGTTGTCCGTCCTGCCGACCGTCACCGATGGGGATCGGATCCGGTTGCAGTTGCAGGCGACGATCTCCGAGACCGACGGCGGCGGCGGTGACGACAGCGATCCGAGCCAACCACCGAGCCTGACAACGCGGACGGTCACATCGACGGTGGAATTACGCGACACCGAATCATTGGCGCTTGCTGGTTTGATTCGAAGCTCATTGAGCAGCTCCTCCGCCCGAGTGCCCTTCCTCGGCGACCTGCCGTACGTTGGCAACCTGTTCTCGCAGAAGTCTTCCGATTTCCAGGAACAGGAATTGATGGTCATCGTGACGCCTTATTTGGTTTCACCTCTTCCCGCCACGATGCCGTTGCCCCTGCCCGGGAGCGACACCTTTGAACCGGACGATCTCGATTTTTTCCTACGAGGATTGATGTACGGCACCATCCCCGAGGACTATCGCACGCCGGTACGCAGCGATGTGTCAAAGATGCACGCATTCCGCCGCAGCGAACAAAAATACATCATTGGAATGCCCGGCCATGCGTCCGGCCGCCCGTTGCCCGATTGTGCATCGCCCGCCAACCAGCTGCTGCGTGAGGTCCCCTGATGGTCTCAATCGCATCGATGTTGAAGGCAGAGACGGCTAACAAATTTGCATGGGAACGACGAGGGCAGACGATGATTCAACACAACACGCCAACACAAAAACACCAACGCACGATGCGGCGACGTCGCAAGCTGGCTGCATACATCATGTCGATGCACGTGGCGCTGTTGTGCGGATGTTCGCACATGTCGCCCTATGGGCAACGGGATCGATGTTGTCCCGATGGTCAGGCAAACTGTTTGCCTGTCGACGCGGGCACTGTTCCACCGGCGGCTTCGATCCATCTCGCCAATCGTTGTGTCGATCCGGTACCTTGCGAAGCCGTCCCCGCGCCATTGGGAACGTACGTCGCTCAGTGGCAAGGCGCGATGGCTCAACGGGCGCAGGAACACCACTGGATGGTGACGCGGAACGAATGGTTCGATGGTGGCAGCCAGCTGGGCCCCAAAGGCAAGCAGCACGTCCAGCGGATCGCGGAATGTCTGAGAAACCAGCCACAACTTGTCGTCATCGAAAAAGAACCGCTCGCACTCGCATTGGGCGAAACCTATGAACAGGCGGTTCAGTCGAATCAGCAATTGCAGTTCGACCGTCGCAACGCGGTGATCGAAGCGCTTGCAGAAGCAGGGGTTCCCGACGCTCCCGAATGGGTCGGCTTCGCCGATGATCGCGCTGTCGGCGTTCGCGGTATCGAAGCTCCCCAAATCTACAACACCCAATTCACTGGAACCGGGACGGGCAACCGCGGTGGGGTTGGACAAGGGCAAGGTAATAGTTTTGGTGGCGGCAACAGTTTTGGTGGCGGCGGCAGCGGGTTTGGCGGCGGAGGTATCTTCTAGGATGATCAAACCGCAAATACTGGGACTGGTGCTGCTTTGTACCCTCGGTTGCGCTGGCTTGCCGCGTTGGGACCGCAGCGGCCTATCACGCGTCCCGAGCGAAACGAAGCCATCGCCGACGAATTCCAAGGTGCTTGCCGATCCTAGCGATCAAGAGCTTGCAATCGCGTGGGAGACCGCTCAGCTGGCCGAACAGCGTGGGATGGATCGCGAGGCGATCGAAGCCTATCTGGAGGTCCGCAAGCACGATCCGACGAAGCCCGATGTCGCCCATGCCTTGGCGGTTCTTTACGACCGATCGGGGATGACCGACGCAGCTTCACGCGAATACAAAACAGCGTTGCAGCAGCGTCCCAACAATCCCGATCTGCATTGCGACTACGGCTATTTCCTCTATTCAACCGGCGACTATAGCGGAGCCGAGGCGAGTTTGCGGGAAGCTTTGCGGCTGCAACCCGATCACACGCAAGCGACGATCAATCTAGCGGTGGTGATTGGAGCTCATGGTCGATACGACGAAGCCCAAGCGTTGTTTACCGAGGCGATTGGTCCGGCAGCCGCGATGCATAACATCGGAATGCTGCGTCTGCGGGCTGGCGAAGTCGAAGCTGCAAAGTCGCTGCTGGCCGAAGCGAGTCGCCGCGATCCGAGTATCGATGTCGGCCAGCCAGTGCTCGATCGATTGGCGGCCTCTCCGCAATTCGCCACGGCTCCAGAGGGGAGCAGTTTCGCGGTCCCACCAGCCGGCAATCCGATACGTTGATGTCGCGGGGAGCGTTCGAGTGAACGCCAAGTGGCTGATATGATGCAAGAGAGCGATAAGGCTCTCCCCGGCACTGCCGTTTGGGAAGCATTTTGCATCCCCGACCGAGTCGCTTGTCACCCAGCTGTCGTGTTTCGAAATGGCTGGCACCTGCCCCCGCGGTATTCTCCACGTCGCTGGCTGCAGGGGGAATAATTGCTGAAGTAGCCGACACCGAAACTGCAAGTGTCGTGATACTTTTCCAATCGATCGCCTGCGATTTGCAGAGAATGGGCAGTGCGTA from Rosistilla oblonga includes the following:
- a CDS encoding tetratricopeptide repeat protein, with the protein product MIKPQILGLVLLCTLGCAGLPRWDRSGLSRVPSETKPSPTNSKVLADPSDQELAIAWETAQLAEQRGMDREAIEAYLEVRKHDPTKPDVAHALAVLYDRSGMTDAASREYKTALQQRPNNPDLHCDYGYFLYSTGDYSGAEASLREALRLQPDHTQATINLAVVIGAHGRYDEAQALFTEAIGPAAAMHNIGMLRLRAGEVEAAKSLLAEASRRDPSIDVGQPVLDRLAASPQFATAPEGSSFAVPPAGNPIR
- a CDS encoding lipopolysaccharide biosynthesis protein, whose product is MKRLKTAGERRVASVMIGLVICTVVSQTCAAATFLLFANSLGTADFGKLSGAMFFQQFFSTLSVSGFRNVVIRELVKHPEQQNAITGSYLFLSGGIGLVMVFLLAIASLLVPIDSGERMAYLVISIGHVGACLIPNAIYDAKGQQVRGASIAACVDVIAVMLTSALFGLEMISVPIAASLVAGKWTLVAAASLTDLAVRNADFRPSFDWSQASSLWKSARMMSIATTLNVAPLSLGVSLTRILFGAGEAGLFAIAAFVLRSHVTVIGLLTRTVFPHVVSATGETPSFARRVFAAFGGVTLLVTTAAFACSEVALAFFLPSEYQASRITIAIVLLAGTVRVAGVVGNMYLVAQYSEQALVAIAIVGVAVFAIALVIPLPVCGRNQMALALLASSATMAVNLLYRQRDSRFS
- a CDS encoding type II and III secretion system protein family protein, with translation MPQPRKAPAAYTLNSSPPSALSAKEQRFLAERIDPERTLDVTVGRPSILRFKVPAFRDQVGDPTIVDVLSLTETELSVTGKTVGSTVLNLWFEDPSAPSGQEVLSYLVRVSEDPERSRQYDILLENLERDLNRGFPNSVVDLSYVGSQVVVRGKARDIEEATQILRIVSQSLPTEDQVEQSASVIPAVSQNPTASSLFQPNAIQPTSFQSVDGFTIDEITNAGGVESIFRGDTVTGANATQINNRVVNMLEIAGIHQVMLKVTLAEVVRDSGRSLIATTRFGVDSDDTSDISFTHTSGLGRLTFQTDQFFLRFDALKRLGMARSLSEPNLTTLSGQPANFLVGGEFPILESVSTVAAVNQNITYVPFGVQLSVLPTVTDGDRIRLQLQATISETDGGGGDDSDPSQPPSLTTRTVTSTVELRDTESLALAGLIRSSLSSSSARVPFLGDLPYVGNLFSQKSSDFQEQELMVIVTPYLVSPLPATMPLPLPGSDTFEPDDLDFFLRGLMYGTIPEDYRTPVRSDVSKMHAFRRSEQKYIIGMPGHASGRPLPDCASPANQLLREVP